In Campylobacter concisus, the genomic window TTGGTCCAAATATAAGCAAGCCCTCTTTTTTAAAGATATCCACTACGCCTTCACTAAGCGGTGCTTCAGGCCCTACGATAGTTAGGGCAATATCATTTTGTTTAGCAAATTTTGCAAGCTCATAAAAGTCTTTTATCTTTAAATTCTCGCCAAGGCGTGAGGTCGCACCATTTCCCGGTGCAAAGTATAAATTTATATTTTTTTCTTTTTTTAGTTTTAGAGCAATGGCGTATTCGCGGCCGCCACTTCCTATTATGAGAATATTCATTTCATCTCCGTAAATTTAAAAACCCGAGTGGGCGTCGCATAGAAGAGTGGCCCATAAACAAAGCCAATCTTGCAAATAGATGGATACCAAACGGTTGCAACTTCTCGCCTTTTCAGACTCAAACGAAGCCACATCACAAGGCATCCATACCTTTTCGCTAACAAAAAAGTGTTGGACCCCGTAAAATGCTGACTCGCTTCACTCAGGCAATAAAATTATATAAATTCTTTGCTTAAAGTAATGTTTTGGCAAGCGCGATACAGGCGTTTATATCTTGACTTTGGCTCACTATTGGCTCGGTAAATTTTAGCTCTTTTGCAGTGACCTTTCCAATGCTTATCACTTGATAACTCTCATCCCAACCAAAATTATTAAGAAAATTTTTGACATTTAGTGGAGAAGCAAAGATCAAGATACTATTTTTTGGTGGTTTTAGCTCCATTTTGCAAGGATTTAAGACATTTTCATAGGCGACAATCGCCTTTATATTTACTCCGCCATCTTGTAAAATTTCTAAGAAATTTGAAGCGCTATCTTTACCTTTTAGATAAAGAACCTTTTTACCTTTTAAAAGTGGCAAAATTTCTCTTGCAAAGTCATCTCCGTGAGCGTTCTTTCCGGTATAAATTTCACTAAATCCAAACTCTCTTGCGGCTGCCGCACAACTATTTGCGATGGCAAAGACTGACAAATTTATAGCTTTTATATTGTTAAATTTTAATGCATTAAAAACATTTTTAGAAGTAGCTACCAGCACATCATAGTCACTTAATTTTAGTTCAAATTTTAAAAACTCGATCTTGCTAACGCTTAAATTTACAACGCCCTCATCAGTCATTTTTGTATTTGAAATAAGATAAATTTTACGCACCTCTTTTTAACCTAAAAAATGATATCAAAGCAAGTAATGTGCAAACTAAAATAACAATAGAAGTCGAATAAAATATATCACCAAGCCCAACTAGCGGAGAGACGACGCCGCCTAAGAAAAATGGGCAAAATCCAAGTATCGCTGAGGCTGAGCCAGCGTATTCTCTGCCTTCGTTCATAGCTAGCGATGAAGCAGTTGGTAAGACAAATCCTGTAAAAAGAAGCAATAAGAAAAATGCGATAATGACGCCGATCACTTCAAATTTAAAACAAAGCATGAAAGCAATAAAAACGCTAGCAAACAAGGTACCAAAAAGCCCAGTTTTTAGTGCTTTTCGCTCATTTAAAAGACTAGCAAGCCTTGCTCCTATAACAAGCCCTAAACCATTTGAAGCAAAACAAAAGCTATAGCTTACTGGGCTTAGAGAATAAAATTCTTGAAAGATAAACGAAGATGACGCTATATAGGCAAACATCGCACCCATCGCAAATGTCTGAATGCTTACAAAAAGCATAAATTTTTTCTTTCTTAAAATTTTGCCAAAAACACTATAAGTCACTAGCAAAGGCATTTTTAAGCGATTTGACTGACTTAAGCTCTCTTTGAAATAAAAATTTGCGATAAAAAGCAAAATACCAATGATGGTTAGCGCCATAAAGATGCCGCGCCAGTCGGTAAATTTAAGTAGCAAGCTGCCACCAATTGGCGAGAGTATCGGAGCAAGACCATTTACAACCATCATAAGACTAAAAAATTTAGTCATTTCATGACCCTTATAAAGGTCGCTCACAACGGCTCTTGAGATGACTAAGCTGCCGGCACTTGCAAGCCCTTGAATAATTCTCATAAAGATAAAAAACTGGATATTTTGTGCAAAAAATATAAAAATAGTGCTTATCGTATAGACGATGAGCGAGATGGTAAGGGGCAGTTTTCGGCCAAATTTATCACTTATTGGGCCAACTATTAGCTGACCTATGGCTAAGCCTGCCATTGATGTCGTGATCGTTAATTGCGTAGCTGTAACACTTGTTTTAAACCACTCGGTAATAGCCGGAAGTGCTGGCAAATAAAGATCTGTAACAAATGGTCCAAAGGCAGAGAGAGCGCCTAAAAATAGCAATAAAAATAGCTTGGAATTTTCTTTTTTCATAGTTTTTCTTTTTTTGGAGCGATTATATTATGGTTTTACTTTTTGCTTTATTAAGTATAAATTTACTATTGTTATTATAGAGAAAAAGCCCTAAAAATAGGGCTTAGTATTACATTTTGTCTTTAGTGACGATTAAGAGCATTTTAAATTTATCTTTTATCTTTAATCCGTGTGGTATTTTGCCTGGTAGTACGATGGTATCGCCTTTTTTGATATCAAAATGTTCATCACCAATAGTTAGCTTCATCTCGCCATCAAGTGCAATAAGTAGCGCATCGCCTGGAGCTGCGTGAGTTGAGAGCTCTTGGTTTGTGTCAAAACTAAGTAATGACATTGAGCCGTTTTCGTTCTTTACAAGCGTTTTGCTCACGATTTTGCCTTTTTCGTATTCGACTGCATCAACTAAGCTAAAAATAGCTGCCTTAGGTAAATGATCTATCATTAAATCCTCCTTAAAATCAATTGAAATATATTTCGTTGGTTCATTAAAAACTAGCTTGCGCCACACTTTTTTCTCTATCAGGCAAGCTTGCTCGCCACCTATATGCATCTGCTTTTCGCCGTAGTATAGGCTAGCACCGCCCTCCACAACCCATGCGAGACTGTCACAAAACAGCATCTCATGATCTAGCTCCTCGCCCGTATCAAAAGCAAATACATCGACATGAGCATTCTCGCAATCAAAAATTCTCTTACTAACAACACTTTTTGCGACGACTTTCGTATCGGCGTTTAGATTGTAAATTTTACTCATTTTTCTTCCTTTCGTAAATTTACACGTCATTGTAGTGAAAATTTTTGGAAGATTTGTTGATAAGAATTATCTATTTTTGAAAAGCCAATAATAAAAAAACAAATCATAATTTCTTTAGTATGTCAACTTCATAACTACTTAAATCTATTTTTTCAAAATTCTTTTTCACATATTCAATAATATTGTTATTGGGCATATCTTTAAACTTTTTTAACGTGGAGGCGGGAACTCCAAAATCTAAAAGTATACTTAACTTATTATCCACCCCTTCATGTTCCAGAATAGAAATAAATGCAGAATAATTAGCGGCTTGTTTGCCATTGAGATAATTTACAATACTTTCTAATACACTAAGCCTTTTAGGTATTTCGAATTTGGCTTGATTTCTGATAAAACCAAATACTTTTGAAACCGATAAGTTAATGATACTCTCTTCATTCTTACCTCGATTGGCATCTAGCGTATGCTGATACTTAATCTCATTACTTATAATAGAGTGCAAATTTCCACTCTGGATTATTTGATGGCATTTTTGAGCTAAGAATTTATAACTATCTCCCTTATTGCCTTCCAATAAATAATCTACCACATATAATGTACGAGATAATGTTTTATAAGTAGGAACTGGTGCATCCCAGCTCAATTGATTCAATATCTTTTTTCTACCCTTTAAGCAATTATAAAGGTGCTTTTGCTTTTCAATACTATAATAGTTCGATTTAAAAATTTGCAATAAATCTGCAGGTAAATCTTTAATTAATTCTTCATATATTCTTCTCTTTTGGTCTTTTATATCTTCATTATTTAGATTAATTAAAATTTCACTCTGCAGACTATCATCTTGAGTAACTATGGGCACATCTATATTTTCCATCTCTTGCCTTGGAGGATCATCAAAACAATATACTTTTCCAGTATAGTATTTCATCATTCTTCCGGCACGCCCCTTGATATTATTAAAATCAAAATAAGTCAGCTTGCTTGTGCCTTTGCGCATATCATATATGATAATGTTTTTTGCGACAGTGTTTACACCCTCTATTAATGAGGTAGTTGCAAATAATATATTTATTTTATTGTTATTAAAATAGTCGAGTTGAGCATTAACAATATGCCTAGGATATTGACCGTTATGTAAACCTATACCTTTTTGTAAGTATTTTTTTAAATTCCATTTTACGGAAACGTTTTCATCAATCCATTCAAAAATTGGGAAAGTATTTTCTGTGCCTTTTTTAT contains:
- a CDS encoding multidrug effflux MFS transporter gives rise to the protein MKKENSKLFLLLFLGALSAFGPFVTDLYLPALPAITEWFKTSVTATQLTITTSMAGLAIGQLIVGPISDKFGRKLPLTISLIVYTISTIFIFFAQNIQFFIFMRIIQGLASAGSLVISRAVVSDLYKGHEMTKFFSLMMVVNGLAPILSPIGGSLLLKFTDWRGIFMALTIIGILLFIANFYFKESLSQSNRLKMPLLVTYSVFGKILRKKKFMLFVSIQTFAMGAMFAYIASSSFIFQEFYSLSPVSYSFCFASNGLGLVIGARLASLLNERKALKTGLFGTLFASVFIAFMLCFKFEVIGVIIAFFLLLLFTGFVLPTASSLAMNEGREYAGSASAILGFCPFFLGGVVSPLVGLGDIFYSTSIVILVCTLLALISFFRLKRGA
- a CDS encoding DEAD/DEAH box helicase, producing MFEILDLSDLNKSFKIAKEISDNEDMDSLILVLENWKYVNENIRPVFIDLIESFGFYPYLKDKNELLNTAALVRCEYHKSKFISDFENNRVAFHYWQKVLEEKISNRQNLLISAPTSFGKSLLIQEFVARKKYSNILIIQPTLALIDETRKKLQNYQDFYNIVVNTSQDINETNNLFILTSERVLDILPKINNIDLFIVDEFYKISNHKHDDRVSQLNIAFYKVMFRNPQLILLTPSVDNVDNDFIKKYSLNFFKTEYSLVRQELEKISCSSKEERKMKLFELLNSLSEPTIVYVKSPAQAEELSNEFIRDNKKGTENTFPIFEWIDENVSVKWNLKKYLQKGIGLHNGQYPRHIVNAQLDYFNNNKINILFATTSLIEGVNTVAKNIIIYDMRKGTSKLTYFDFNNIKGRAGRMMKYYTGKVYCFDDPPRQEMENIDVPIVTQDDSLQSEILINLNNEDIKDQKRRIYEELIKDLPADLLQIFKSNYYSIEKQKHLYNCLKGRKKILNQLSWDAPVPTYKTLSRTLYVVDYLLEGNKGDSYKFLAQKCHQIIQSGNLHSIISNEIKYQHTLDANRGKNEESIINLSVSKVFGFIRNQAKFEIPKRLSVLESIVNYLNGKQAANYSAFISILEHEGVDNKLSILLDFGVPASTLKKFKDMPNNNIIEYVKKNFEKIDLSSYEVDILKKL
- a CDS encoding cupin domain-containing protein, encoding MSKIYNLNADTKVVAKSVVSKRIFDCENAHVDVFAFDTGEELDHEMLFCDSLAWVVEGGASLYYGEKQMHIGGEQACLIEKKVWRKLVFNEPTKYISIDFKEDLMIDHLPKAAIFSLVDAVEYEKGKIVSKTLVKNENGSMSLLSFDTNQELSTHAAPGDALLIALDGEMKLTIGDEHFDIKKGDTIVLPGKIPHGLKIKDKFKMLLIVTKDKM
- a CDS encoding uroporphyrinogen-III synthase, whose translation is MRKIYLISNTKMTDEGVVNLSVSKIEFLKFELKLSDYDVLVATSKNVFNALKFNNIKAINLSVFAIANSCAAAAREFGFSEIYTGKNAHGDDFAREILPLLKGKKVLYLKGKDSASNFLEILQDGGVNIKAIVAYENVLNPCKMELKPPKNSILIFASPLNVKNFLNNFGWDESYQVISIGKVTAKELKFTEPIVSQSQDINACIALAKTLL